Proteins from one Candidatus Omnitrophota bacterium genomic window:
- the prmC gene encoding peptide chain release factor N(5)-glutamine methyltransferase produces the protein MNEPNRLIADASRRLARSGRGLARREAEWVLGHVVGLPPLELYLRATPVTAGEAERFWSIIEARAQGAPLQYALGTAEFFGRPFRVGPGVFIPRPETEAIAHAALEAFRALHRNRLRPLRFLEFGVGSGCLAVTIACELPTCRLVGIEVSWSALAIARENIQRHGVGDRVALIQGHWERPLAEARFDGIIANPPYVPTDDLTRLPVDVRQEPRESLDGGPDGMTHVRRLLSASQALLEPGGVVVVECGEDQVDLLMAQAAAAPWVAQCRAVTDVAQRPRGLVITARPSP, from the coding sequence ATGAACGAGCCAAATCGCTTGATCGCTGACGCGAGCCGCCGCCTTGCGCGTTCGGGGAGGGGGCTGGCCCGGCGCGAAGCCGAGTGGGTCCTAGGCCATGTCGTGGGGTTGCCGCCGCTGGAGCTGTATCTGCGCGCCACACCGGTGACCGCGGGCGAGGCGGAGCGGTTTTGGTCCATTATCGAGGCACGGGCCCAAGGCGCGCCGCTGCAATATGCGCTGGGGACCGCAGAATTTTTCGGACGGCCATTCCGCGTGGGTCCTGGCGTGTTCATCCCCCGCCCGGAAACCGAGGCCATCGCCCACGCGGCCCTTGAGGCGTTTCGCGCTCTACACCGCAACCGCCTAAGGCCCTTGCGGTTCCTGGAGTTCGGCGTGGGCAGCGGGTGCCTGGCGGTGACCATCGCGTGCGAGCTTCCGACTTGTCGTCTCGTCGGAATTGAGGTATCATGGAGCGCTTTGGCTATCGCCCGAGAGAATATCCAGCGCCATGGGGTCGGCGACCGCGTGGCGCTGATTCAAGGGCATTGGGAGCGGCCGTTAGCCGAAGCGCGGTTCGATGGCATTATCGCCAACCCGCCGTACGTGCCGACGGACGATCTCACGCGGCTGCCGGTGGATGTTCGGCAGGAACCTCGTGAGAGCCTCGATGGCGGCCCCGATGGCATGACGCATGTGCGGCGGTTGTTGTCGGCGTCCCAGGCCCTGCTTGAGCCAGGCGGGGTCGTGGTCGTTGAGTGCGGGGAAGACCAGGTCGATCTCTTGATGGCGCAAGCAGCGGCAGCCCCGTGGGTTGCGCAGTGTCGCGCTGTAACCGATGTAGCCCAACGTCCGCGCGGGCTGGTGATCACGGCGCGCCCGTCACCTTGA